The following DNA comes from Xiphophorus hellerii strain 12219 chromosome 5, Xiphophorus_hellerii-4.1, whole genome shotgun sequence.
tgtgaaacttcaaaaaTCGGGTTTCCTTTTCCACccatttaaaatagtttaatttacCTATAGATCAAAGAATCTATAGGTATACAATACTTAAACAGGGTTGACGCTTTATTTCTGATAAaggtaaataatttttatttcgCAAATGGAATAAAAGCTTCAAAGATTGCCAGCTATATTTTCAGGCCATCAAATGTACTATTCCAGGTTACATCTAAAGCAGTGAAACAGCCCTTTACTCAACGACACTACAATTCGGAAGCGAACTTCAATGGTCGCCATATTGCCCCTTTTCTACATTAACCAAAGACAGTATAATTGTATCCACTCATACACTTAAAATTACACGATTAGCTGTTGTGTCGATGAATATTAAAGCTAAACTTCGCGTACGCAGCTAATCAAATTTGACGTGTTGGCTTGGTGGCCGCCCCATAGACCGAGTCAGCCTGTCTGCGTGACACGGAGATCCGGTGCTCCGCGTTTCATGCGTGGGCAACCGAAAAACTCAACGGTCGGCGTTTCGACTCAAGCCACGCTTGCACTAAAGACATTTTTCATAcataaaaagtgttgttttgaGGTTTAAATATCTGTAATAAGTCGTTCTAAACATCCCTTTCCGCCATTGAAGTGTTGGGAGAGCTGCATACTGTAGCTTTGGAGTCGCCATGTTGTCGCTCTGTCGTCTTTGAAGCCCTGGCAGAAAGGAACCgtctccatctttgtttttttttcctcactaatTTTCCGTTCTCTCTCCTTCGCAACTTCTACCTCAAAGCGAGTCGTTAAACAACCTCGGTCGTTCACTCGACGACGATGAATATTCCACTTTTACCCTCTTATTGAAAGCTGGTTTTATCGAAAAGGGGTGAATCTTTTCGGGGGTGTGTTGGCAGTCCTTTTCCGTTGCTGTGGTGCTGTCTAATGGCGGGCGGTCTGTAGCAGCTGCTCTGCCGCTCCGCAGCGTTTATAAAAGGGGGCAATGGCTAGCTGTAGCCAGCTAGCTTACAAAAATCATTGCATTTGTCATTAGTGGCTGCATCAGCGGAGCCATAGCAAGCTACTGCTTTGCTCTGCTTGGGTTTTAAGAAAGCAGACGGTTATCTGTGTCGGCTTGGTGAAGGACACGCACAGAAAGTCCTTTTAGGACCAGAAACGCCATTCATTTCGACGTTTTTCCCCTCTGCTAGTCctgcttttcattgtttttgtccaACATTTAATTGCGCAACCAGTGTGAGTTCAAGCTGACTCAGACAAACTCCGCCTTTGGAGTTGTTTTTCTCATATTTAACGTTACAAAATGTCCCTGAAAGAATAATGAACTACAcatgaataaagtttttttttttttttttaatgctcatCTACCCTGTCTGTAGGCCGCTTTGAAAAGTATTTCatgaacaaaaaacatgtttttaagctTTATCCATATCCTATTGTGAAAGCAAAATACGTTGAAAAGTGCATGTCTTGATGATTGAAAATTATAGTGAAACAAATGAGTAAATCTGGGTCCTcctaagacaaaaaataattaaatctgtTCCCAGAtgttaaaaactacaaaagatCCCACATTATTATTGTTCAATAATCAAATTTGAAGATgccattaaaaagtttttatattaaaaaaacaattagattAATAGAATGAATAAATTAAGCTTATTTAGTGACAGTTAATCTTTAGGCATGACAGTTAATCTTTAGGCACTTTATTACGGGGTtaattttataaacaaacaatgtAACCATActtttttcaatcttttttcccccaaacaaGGCATAAATGAAAACTTGTCAGTCAGATCTAATTCCGGTGTATGGAAAAATGCATTTCTCTGCTTTGATAGGTTATTTCTTGAtcatttctgtaattttctttcAAGAATTAACTGAAATGTCTACAGATGGCTAAATTGTGACTAAAACTAAATTACATCTAATCaagactaaataaaacattaaaatgtggcATCAAAATTAACACTTTACCTGACAAATGGGTCAAATTTATATCAATTTAAGTACAAATGAATTAGATTCAATAGTCGGAGGTAGGTTAGAAATTTTGTACAACATTCaagtaaaaatctaattttacaaCTAAAACTGCATCCTATTTCTATAGGCTTGGATAGAGAATTGGCAATCAGTTGCTTATTATCAAATAGATTTGACTTTAATCATCTTCAGTGTGACTACCTTCTATAAAAGCAGCAATTTTGTTAGTTTCTGGTCTAGAGGGAATAGATCTGTGTGTTGGAAAAGTGGAGAAATGTCAGCAGCAAATGTAGAGAAGGAGTTGCTGCCCCTCAGTCTGGGAAGGGCCaaaaagtttttccaaattatttgaaattcatCAATCTACAGTGAGCTCACAGAAATTGCCAAAAACCCAGGAGCTTTACCTCAGACTCTGCAGGCCTCAGTTATGTTGTTGAATAATGAAACAACATGGTGAAAAAACAATGATCGGccaaaaaaactgcaatcagtgcgtCTCTGCAACACAGAAATGCTATATACCAACTACCATGCACAGTGGTGGAGGTGTCAAGCTGTGGGCTTGTTGAGTAACTACCTGCATTAAATGATTTGACcgtaaacatgtttttatgccAACATATTCTGGCATCTAAAATAGAAATTAtggtaaaaattaaacatttcatttgttttattttgagtctTTGTGGCTTAACAATATATCTTACTTAGACATATCTGgcctttttaatatttctttcttttaaaaaaaataaagacaagtcACCTGAGTGATGCGAACTGCATTATATTAGATGTTGGATGTGTTGTAATGCTTCACtatttaataacaaaaacatgtaaattaatgttttactcttaaatctctctttttttattcctaatGATTGACTTTGGTAGAATTCAGTAAtaaaattgattaataaaatttttaaaaatctaatttcaggTACGAGAACTCGTCCTCGATAATTGTCGGTCGGTTGAAGGGAAAATCGAAGGCCTCACAGCTGAGTTCGTCAACCTCGAATTCCTCAGTTTGATAAATGTCGGCCTAATCTCAGTGTCCAACCTGCCTAAACTAGCGAAACTGAAAAAGGTAAGATTTCACCATCGCAGCTCCTTAATGTGAGATTGGCCGCCAGCTGGTGTTGACGTCTCCGTCTGCTTACCTTCCAGCTGGAGTTGAGTGACAACAGAATCAGTGGCGGCCTCGACGTTTTAGCAGAGAAACTCCCCAACCTCACACATCTAAACCTGAGCGGAAACAAATTGAAAGACATCAGCACGTTGGAACCGTTGGTATGTTTCTGTTCGCATAGAGCTTTACTCCACTCTACACATTTcatattacatatttataagcttattgttttgatttgtgtcCTGTGTCTGCAGAAAAAGCTGGAAAACCTGAAGAGTTTGGACCTGTTCAACTGTGAAGTAACGAACCTGAACGACTACAGAGAGAGCGTCTTCAAGCTGCTGCCTCAGCTCACCTACCTGGATGGCTACGACATGGAGGACAGGGAAGCCTCCGACTCTGATGGAGAGGTGGACGGAGACGGCGTGGATGATGACGAGGACGAAGGTatgaagttttaaaatttgtgttcaAACAAAGTTCGAGTCTCTTATGGTGTTTTGGCACCGGATAGTTCGGTAGACTCGGTTTgtttggggaccaaaattgcaatactgctacattttcagttgatgcggtttgctttcacactgcaaacaaaccaaacagtttGAAAAAGCTGCTCCTCTCCTCGcccataggggcgctgcaccaggaaccactgaaggaaatatgtaaacctctgaagaagacagtagctgtgtttccatttcaaatgtgcaaaaaatgttgTCGATATTTtgctaacattaaaaaaatacaattaaagtcacatgtgaataagtttgctcacacaataagtcatttaaaaaatatgctgtgccatcatcctcctaccacttcctgtcatctctgtcttttttgccagtagtaatttccagttgttgatcacatggCTAGTGTGATGCAAAAACCGTGTTTCCATAGAAGTTttgaaaatacacaaattttgatacagctgaaaaaccacctcatcatagcacaaaaaacttttatcaaaacaaaattggcctgttttcattaagcagatttatttttataatttcaatTCACACAATTTTAAGGTCAATGTAAATGCAGCTATTGAGtccaacttccttcttcacaaaatatgaacaaaaatggagtagcgtcagattttagtggctgtaggatttctcttttgtcattgGTAAAAAAGCGCTAGTGATAGAAacgcatgtttgttttggttatatttacccaaaatgcactgcactatagtccacttcctaaTTGAAGCAGTTTCCGgtctgcttggtgttcacatatacagtatattccaATCAAACTAGAGTTCACTTAAACTGAACCAAATCTTTGGTTTTTAGGCGGACTAGTGTTTGCTGTTTTGGTCGGCGTTGGAGTTTCGATTTCGGGTTCAAATCTctccaaacaaaccggactttgtAGACAAATAGACTGGAGTTTAATTGAAGCGGATTAAAAAGGGCTGGTTTGAACACACACTTGGTAGTGGCTGTTACGGGCTccagtttggaaatatttttctcctctgcttATGTTTCTTGTAGACTTGTcagaaaaaatctgattcaaatattaaatttgaaaCTCATCTCCACTAATATCAAATCCTTCCATCTCACCTTTGTTCTCTCTGGTTGTCAGTTTAATAACTTGCTTATCTGATGATCATCATTGTTGAAGAGTCAAATGGGGTGCAATTAAGatagaaagaaattaaaacacaaaggtGTTGCATAGGAATGCGCTGATATAAATATTTGGGCCAATAAAGAAGTCCGATATTTATATCAAACTTCTTTATTGGCCAATATAAATATCGGTAAATGTAGCGATTGAAAATATCGCTACATTTCGGTAGATATCTCTACCGAAATGTAGCGATATCTTATATGTTGCTGACattgtttctctgcttcagttagaTGCCCACAATCCTGTGCTGCATCACTatgagtcacatgaccaaacaaataccacatgacCAACATCCTCCCATtccagaaacataaacaagatagaaaaaaacatggattgTTGACATCAAcacaaaattagctaaaaaatcacccaaaataaaatatatatccTATATTTACTTTAGGCATATATTTTATGATATTTAGTGTGAATTAAAACTTTATATATGAAACGCTCTTATTTTTCAAACTTGATAGATCAGCCAGGATTTCTCTGCAGtctagaaaacatttctgttccAGACGTTTCTCCACATCCCATTTACTTATAACATCCATCTAATCTTATGATCGTCAAtcccatttttgtttccatatcTATTTCTGTAGGAATGTCTACTGTATACTCAAAgtgacttttttctgtttatacaTACTTCTTAAATTTTAGTAGAAATGATGGAGAGCCTgaagattgttttatttatttagattgcCTCTGAAACTACATTGCATCTACTCCAGCTTAAATTGACAATTATATTTATCCTATCTAAAGTTAAGTGAAAACAGCTTAAGGTAATTTgcctaaatattgttttttctaTGAATATATCTGAAACTTgcagaaactgtttttaaatatgaactttttgtttggaaaacatttattcagctCAGATGTAGAAAATGTTGCCTGTTTATAAAATGACAGAATATTAACTTTATGCATCAGTGCAGACATAAAGCTTGAAGGCAGTTTGGTCTTGGTCAtcgaaaaatgtaaaataaaagtatataacTTCTCTGTTTTACGGAGTTGCATTCAATAGATAAGGAAAATCTTTAATCTAGATTTCCCAGAAGGTTTCGGGGGTATTTCCCCTGGTTTCCACTTGGGGGCCGGTTGAAATTCAGCACCGACAGCATTTATCCTGTAATACAGTATTACTGCATGCAGAATGATGCTGAAGGTCAGTATGTACAAAATGAGCTTTTATAAATCTCAGATTTGTCATGttaatcatttaattaaaaggggataaaatattttaattttgtaaatcaAATAAGCCATCATTGGACATTATATGGAAAAGGGGATGGACCTGCATCTTTACTCCTGCTAATATCTTTAACGTGACCATTGGTTgtttaattacagaaaaattacattcaaaataaGGGAGAAGTTATAGAAACatcttgtacttttttttttatgtggcagatgttttttgtttgctactgcatggtgcattcactgactGAAGGGAAAAATCAGGTTTTGGAGAATCTGAGGTTTtacttatttcttttgttttatttttacagagggagaggaggaggaagacgaagaTGGGGAGGAGGAAGACTTTGacgaggaggatgatgatgaggaagatgaagaggaagTAGAAGGAGAAGAGGATGACGAGGAAGTTAGTGGTGAAGAGGAGGTAAGAAAACCCAAACAATCCTGATGGATTTTTTACATAAAgtgtgctgctttttttttttttttaacttgtaaatgtttttgatgaaggacgACGAGTTCGGTCAGGATGGAGAggtggaggatgaggatgaagatgaggatgaaGACGAAGAGGGTGAGTATCTATTTAAAGTTCATATTTACACAGATGGATGATAAAATCTGCAGTAAGCAAACAtgacttttaataaatatttactaatcGAAACACAACTcttttttgttctaaatataTTCCAAATTTTAGTCTGAAGCTAACAGAAGCTCTTCTTCCTATCTggatttaaaatagaaaataacatctgaaattgcaaataaattgataatattaataaattactcTTAATAAATGATGTACGTCAAAgatctggaaatatttaatttgtgttttgggAAATCCCAAGTCTAGATTGTTTCTGAAAGGGAAAGAGAGGATTTTCTTCCAATAATcaaattctgaaaagaaaaaacccaaaaaaacctGAAGTGGGTGGAGCCAAGAAACGCATATTGACGTGACCACGCCCCCGGTGTCTCTTGGCTCCGCCCAttggaaagttttgtttttggaattCAGTTTGTCTTCACTTTatgcaaaatataaagttttacCAAACCCCAGTGAATGACTTCTACAAAATTATAAAACTTTACTCTCCTGGTGTGACACAGTTTGAACACTAGAGGGCGCTAATTAAGAACAGAGTGTTGCCTGAATATGGAATATATACGCAAACATGTGGCCATAATCCTAGTATATGACCACAGGACTTGGTTTAGGCagatttttttgcataattaatTGTAGTTTTTCTTGCATTAGTTTGATGAAGTTTTTGTTCTGTGTATGTTCAACCCAGAAGCAGAAGCCGGGAAAGGCCAGAAGAGAAAGCGAGATGCGGAGGACGAAGACGACGATGAGGATGACGAAGACGACGATTAAACTGAAAACGAGAGCCTACCGAGTTTTTCCCTCTTTGACCCCCTCACAAACCCGAACGTCCACCCTCCAACAACTCGCACCGCCTTTTTAAACCGTGTCAACTTGCCCTTCCTGTTCCTCCCCCCAGCACTGCGCTCTTTTTACGAGCAGGACTGTACCGACGGGTGGGCCGAGTGGAGCTGCCCCCTTCCACAATCCccatctttaatttttttttcttcttctccttcctcccACACCAAGGAACTGAGAGCCACCTAACGCCCCCACTTCGCTCCCACCCGCAACCCTAGAGTTTCTCAGGCAGCCGACCACTCAGCATTCCACATTTCCACTGTCCATCCCTCTTTATGTATTCCCGTGTGAGGACTTTGGGACTGGTATCTAGTTTTGggtctgtgtttttaatattttgttggattaatttttttccttctatttttttttgttgttgttgggtttaTTATTtccctattttttttctgttattttttcccAATAAAATTATTGCTATAGCAGCTGTGCAACCAGCAGGCCATGGTTTTTAGTGTGGCGGCCTGTTGCACAAATCAAGGTTGTAGctacatttttactttctgtatgacaaaaaaacaactttgtaaataaaatgttaacatttttggcttttcttGCTCCCTGCTTTGCTtttctgctgtctttaaaattaaTAAGATTACAGATAGGATCAGTTTTCATTCaattttattgaatgaaaaGATAGAAACgcgtttaaatacatttttaaaaggtggGGGtataattcaaatatttttaaaagcgttAAATCAATGTTATTCCCTGAGCAGAAACATACCTGAAGTTACTTTGATTATCTCGTGCATCTTGGACAAATCCTTTAATCTGCCATAGCAACCATTCAGGGAGCGGAAGTGCATGGAAAGGCGTTGGTCAGGCTAAGCCGACATCAGTGTGGCAAGTGGCCGATAAACGTCCTTTTCTATGGCTTCTTGGCATTCTTCAAGTCCTGCTGATGATATTAAACCAGAGGTGATTGAGATCTACTAGATGATCAAAGATGGTGTGGGTAAATCGcatgatataaaaaaatagacGTTAGCCCTTCATTTGTCCCGTCAGCGGCCTTACCAGTTGGTGTTTTCTTTACTTGTTTACCAGCCGCCATTATAACCAAGGGACTTTCCTAGCACTTGTCAGTGCGCATGCGCAAACAACGGCGCTAAGTGCAGCAAAAGTAGCTAGGTAGCGAGTTACCTCCAATTTTCAGCCTTAGGTTTTCTCTTAAACGTAAGAAAGGGTATAAAAAGTAAGGGCGCTGTACCAAGTAAGAAGACAAAAACTTATCACTTTCAAACGGaatgtatttataaataaaagtttagcATTTGGGTCATTTTCATGCTGAGAAAGTGAGCCTAATATGTTGACTTTTTGTAAGTGTACTTTAAGGGCTGCAAAAACACCGTAAATTGCGGAAAAGTATGAGATTATGACAATATGTAGGAATTGTTTGTCAGAGTCATTAAAACCAATCGAAGCAGACGAATGTGAAGGTTTTGTCCATAAAATGGGACACAAAAATCCAGCAAAACGTGAGGGATTATTCAAGATATAAACTgattcattaaaacaaaaatgttggcCACAGAGGATAAAGATCacattttaactgttttgttGCAACATCCTGCTATGTGCTGACGGGACACTGGCTCATTCGTTGAGTTTAGCAGCACATGTAACCCTTTGCTGACCATACATGATTCTctgcatgaaaataaagaagagagaaacaGTCTTCTTATATCCTGCATGGATAATCAAGTATTGCATTGAATGTCCTAAAGAAGGTTGAACCTGAgaatttaaatcaataaatgggTCGGAATAAACAGGACATAAAATGAGTTAAAAGCAACCAAAgtctaaaattttaaaagagATTACaggaaaaatcattttattacttatttttgtgatttaaaacttttgtttggtgccatttagtaatcaattccctgaataaaaatcagttaaaaacagacaaacttggaatatttgttttgtatgcATTTGCTGCAATCCAGTGTCTTTAAACATGTAAGAAAATTaccaaggaaaacaaaaaatatagttacggtatattaaataaatgagaaCAGATTAGGTATTCCTCATTTACTagattaaaatcttaaattacatttaaaattatattaagcAGTTTTAgctcacatttctgtattaaaattgtttttttaattggtctgatgtaattttCTAATCCtaaaaatttgtgttttcattggctgtaagcagaaaatcatgaTTGAGACATCCCTGCTAATGTTACTTAAACCTCATCAGGAGCTTATTGTTCTTTGCAGATTTAGTGTTTTACCTTAAaactctcaaaataaaaaagataccCAGCAAAAATGAAAGGAGGCAATCATAAGTCattaactttttcacagcaaaaaaattaaaacagcatttggttcattttcatCTTCATATATTTGTCAAATAAATCACATCCGGGGATTCAAATTCCTGATTAAAATGTGTATTCCCTGcccacattttgaaataaatataaaaattaggGTTAAAACTCATACATGGCAtcagtttcagattttgtgtacacattaaaatgaatctGCTTCCAGacgatttcaaaataaaagctggaatAAAGCGATCTGCGGCTTATAGAAAGGCAGAGCTCGGGTTCAACAGGCAGGTCATTCGTTTAGCTCTTTCACATTCATTCACTTACAGCAGTTTAAATACAGgagaaaagttttttaaatcaagcacaaaaaataaattcagcgTTTTCGGCTCAGGCTCAaacatctgttaaaaaaaagctaaaaatattaCAGTAAACTTGCATAGCAGTGAAGTGTATAAAAGAAACGGGGCAAAGGTAAAAAGTTTATGTACACAAACAAAGAATATGTGCACCAAGTGTTGGCTGCAAGTCGAGGTTTGAGTCTCGGGAGAGCCAGGAAGTTTTAAAGAACGAGGCGTTTCTGATTCCGAGATCTTAGCCGGAGTGTCCCGCTCAGCGCCGTGGGGAAACCGGGACGCTCGTAAAAGTTAGCTCTGCGTCTGGGAGTTCTTGATGTTCTTAATCTCCAGCTCGAGCTGCTTGACGCGCACCTCCCTCTGGTTGAGGAGCTCCCTCAGCCGCCGgatctcctcctgctgcttcaGGAACTTCAGACGCAGCTGCAGGTACACAGAAAACACGAGGGAGAGCGAAaggatgttttacccacagtGGGAATGAAGTGAATCTCTGAAGTTGAAAGATTTCCAGTAAATCAAGTGTcaacaaaaggcaaaaaagcCACAGCAAAAGTTATGCCAACATGTGATGCTAAAACGGACGTTATGCTAAAACTGCTAGCATAATGGAAGTTATGCTAAAGTTGCTAGCATGACTTCTGTTTTAGCACTGACACCTGTATCATTTCTGCTTGCactacaaaatgttaaatactTCCATGTCATTCTGAAAATGTAGGTTTACAAAGCATAACATTTATTCTTTATATTAATTAGGCAACAGAGTATTAAGtttatcctaaaaaaaaaatgacaagaaagtcataaaattatgtGATATTACGAGAACGCTGAACGAGAATGAAGTCGTAGTATTACAAGAATAGTCATGATATATTATGTATACTCCTTACAATATGActattcttatatttttatattagtCATAAGACTATTCTCATAATatcactttattctcaaaattataactttattctcaaatgACTATTCTCAATTTTAGGACTTTATACTTCTTAATTTTCTTAGTGTAGCTTAAAcactctgttgtttttgtaaaatactaCTTGCTATAAGAGGACTTATTTTCCCAGACAATGTCATAATTCCCTTAattaacattatttattatgATTTAGTTTGAAGATTCTGTAGAAAATTGTGTACTGGACTGATGGGATTGTAAGATACATTTACTCCTTAATGTGCCCTCTGGTGGACTCATCACAAATaagagaaaaactatttttataataatcacATGTTTTACGAGATTAGCTGTACAGCACTATAAAAACTATAATCGGTGCAGATGAATGCTCaacatttagaaatgtaaagTGAAGTATAACTATCTGTTTTCAGGCTGGTTCTAAGTGTGTTCGGATATTAAACGCACCTCGCTTTCTGTCCTGGGAGGCGAGCAAAGTGCCAGGTCCTCCCCGTTGATCACAGGCATTTGACTGCGGTCGTCTTCAACCTGGTCGCTCGTTTCTTTGGCTTCCTGTTGGTCCTGAATGTAGGAGAGCTGCAGCACTCCCGGCCGGCTCCCGGACCTGCGAGCGTCCATGGAGTTGGCCAGCGCCTTCGTCTCTGACGGAGGCTCCGTCAGTTCACTCCCGGGCTTCAGAGACATGAGAATCGGGCCTAAACGGTTAAGACCAGGAGAACTATGAGCATTGATCTGATTAGATAATTAGCTGAATAAGAATGAGGCTGACCTTTATCGACCCCACTGAGCCACGCGTCTGCAGTCAGAGCTGGTCTGTTACTTGCCGTCATCGGATAGATGTCTTCCTGGTACGACTCagactaaaacaacaaaacaggcagaataaataaaacccaaaacacGGCTGTTTCTCTGATAATTTATGTGATGCATTTGAGGTCTGTGTAAATCTGAGCGCTCTCACCCTGCGGGGTACGATCATGGAAACGGGCTCAATGAGACTCTTGACTGTCACCACTTTGTAGAACCTGAAAACCTCACATGAGCTGACATCCAGGCCTCTCTTAGGCATCACACctgcagaacaacaaaaacactaacAAATTCAGGACAGCAGCT
Coding sequences within:
- the anp32b gene encoding acidic leucine-rich nuclear phosphoprotein 32 family member B isoform X2, whose product is MDMKKRIHLELRNRTPSDVRELVLDNCRSVEGKIEGLTAEFVNLEFLSLINVGLISVSNLPKLAKLKKLELSDNRISGGLDVLAEKLPNLTHLNLSGNKLKDISTLEPLKKLENLKSLDLFNCEVTNLNDYRESVFKLLPQLTYLDGYDMEDREASDSDGEVDGDGVDDDEDEEGEEEEDEDGEEEDFDEEDDDEEDEEEVEGEEDDEEVSGEEEDDEFGQDGEVEDEDEDEDEDEEAEAGKGQKRKRDAEDEDDDEDDEDDD
- the anp32b gene encoding acidic leucine-rich nuclear phosphoprotein 32 family member B isoform X1; amino-acid sequence: MDMKKRIHLELRNRTPSDVRELVLDNCRSVEGKIEGLTAEFVNLEFLSLINVGLISVSNLPKLAKLKKLELSDNRISGGLDVLAEKLPNLTHLNLSGNKLKDISTLEPLKKLENLKSLDLFNCEVTNLNDYRESVFKLLPQLTYLDGYDMEDREASDSDGEVDGDGVDDDEDEEGEEEEDEDGEEEDFDEEDDDEEDEEEVEGEEDDEEVSGEEEDDEFGQDGEVEDEDEDEDEDEEEAEAGKGQKRKRDAEDEDDDEDDEDDD